From one Rosa rugosa chromosome 4, drRosRugo1.1, whole genome shotgun sequence genomic stretch:
- the LOC133742150 gene encoding separase isoform X2, with translation MASATETLLSKLESADSAGIHRLISDYLNPFADLHKKKTSTDHQTLQRSLAKKFTPFLNRALAILPKRLADPSKLDAKFAPELFDIYRLCLDSMDAVSSQFSGKPYKFHIQRIRLVYAFEAWGRHKDAESEALRVLKSFKAIELGTKPVNLDRRFVPGVEQGGCDKEFGALLGEVVWMLAKCASLIQSQEAEVYERLLCMVEELGPWFRVLDETVHDKVHRQLAIYLERCTLFLVRELSSLGANLVCKFCRITVSEYAKSSIKDHMFKCARRICSAVFSLQETSSSLISNTLLCLFDSLVDECKAEVEYSGKDFIELIAYCANKCRTASTNLSGTMRSHSKKLITHFDQDPPLNLILRLYATGLHYIDCSIKSKDEDLTSPGGAIRMLLDDEDTMTDLSDCLDSLESYFQIGTNDISKSGFSMSHVQKDLKDYLLPYFNALEFLCHPLVDLVYSGKKQIFADNGAASVSSELCVIQGAFHQLYDLFLSLQTYRITCEIDIDGFKHNSILRASVAAFILSTRTKLNMQKSAQILNHVITSEWIQLDGLKHIYVSLYNTGTRLYKNKELNEASEALKLSCKASWTRVIHLCELFAGKLKVASADPSEDTILDVLNESCTGSAFLLDILNQVDNHEVKRAMAECLETWSIAANLFGRLPGPMSVVKQWVKMECKCCNNMHIEDSGPTLYSLLSSSKKISKKTTEIILEQGLLAYEKMYAVNPEFCQKMQMQIINILLQDVYVTPDSWLQKARILVRKGRALKLSGIEGLKDCIHCLSEAISSLSKMYNNTSIHQTSPRHELAVAYCLRALCTQEDEPQSEKMFQDIRAALDAWLGISTTDMCSPDDNCSPDDKCLMVSENTMMLLYNIIDLLSIKGHMDYYHDIYRLLIRLFNWKNIPLEKCLVRLWECRRVSHALCTSPVNDALIMSLSDHFGELPKSIDFWIDYLKGSQQLVIGFQHNFSFLFTNLPWGPCNHASLFRCEITVDEVKKAALELISSVPVSSESAYVAAYLYYDLCERLVSNGQLVEALSYAMEAHQLRLELFQKKFAYSFVRKAEKYNETRDTYQKFTLEDHNLEVKRSVAREVWSFDTSSCNLENCYLSPYNVLQCYLESTLQVGIIHEIVGNGAEAEVVLQWGKTISCSQSLPLFAVAFCSVLGKLYHKKQLWDLAEKELQSANQYLKASAKDISCVKCRLMQKATVKLNLGDLYQSKFYSSRSASLEKLSYAESLYKSALTKLNLSEWQNSVSCPGQTVLKEVGYSAGSISSHFAETKVEPKSKIEAKKSRTKNARKPVGRDQGSVPEYNLRSTRSRCQSSQNQSVRGTGVQVGHPKHLKRSTECDSSDNLSNNDFLLDLKTCEVSYGSDLTCICNKMRCWHCLPMEVMESGLLKNFVDLKWEYVRRRLSLRLLTGLGNCLENQGQIHETNEFILQSILILVSRNPFCITTSSIPSTSLLDLMAKEIPGDVLSVERAEVLYSICWLSLKIRSKNTRVIFSDLPHIHLPKLVSWLMLAFVLCREVPVLFQKVSRLLAAIFLLSASSELFSLSSSCKKLHENHWASYFHQASIGTHLNYQFFTKVSERCKLQHLLNGEGAHVAGSCLVSETQKLHRVAPESIQDLEEFVTEFFSGLPCTTIICISVLGGPYASLLQELLCFPSRMHAWILVSRLNSKNQPISMLLPVDSVLEGDSDDVSYTGIKDWHCPWGSTVVDDVAPEFRLILEGTHSSSVKHPVQDTNEKKLNWWVQRKNFDRRLGKFLKNLEDSWFGTWKLVLLGEWSNCKQLDLVHKKLVRNLKSKCKMEIDESLLKVILGGSKYAFEGGARVTQLCLKKGSYVSKVGYLEEEKCMASCNDSNGGENLSELASKLVLEAVNELEGLHSSLNIEPTILVVDYEVQMLPWENLPILRNQEVYRMPSVGSISATANRNYHNQDQVQSIVTSFPLIDPLDAFYLLNPSGDLNYTQNEFETWFRDQNLEGKAGCAPPAEELAVALKSHDLFMYFGHGCGQQYIPRREIQRLEHCAATLLMGCSSGSLKLNGCYVPQGTPLSYLLAGSPVIVANLWDVTDRDIDRFAKSMLDSWLKARSSPCVSCAQCNKKVTKKKLATNLSCEHRPKVGSFMSEARKTCQLPFLIGAAPVCYGVPTGIWKKEL, from the exons ATGGCCTCCGCCACCGAAACTCTCCTCTCCAAGCTCGAATCCGCCGATTCCGCCGGGATTCATCGCCTCATCTCCGACTACCTAAACCCATTCGCCGACCTTCACAAAAAGAAGACCTCAACCGACCACCAAACCCTACAACGCTCTCTCGCCAAAAAATTCACCCCCTTCCTCAACCGCGCCTTAGCCATCCTCCCCAAACGGCTCGCCGATCCGTCAAAGCTAGATGCCAAATTTGCCCCCGAATTGTTCGATATCTACCGCCTCTGCCTCGACTCCATGGACGCCGTCTCCTCCCAATTTTCCGGCAAGCCCTACAAGTTTCACATCCAGAGGATCCGGTTGGTTTATGCATTCGAGGCCTGGGGCCGCCACAAGGATGCCGAGTCCGAGGCGCTTAGGGTTTTGAAGAGCTTCAAGGCGATTGAATTGGGAACGAAACCGGTGAATTTGGACCGTAGATTTGTGCCAGGTGTCGAGCAGGGAGGCTGCGATAAGGAGTTTGGGGCTTTGCTTGGAGAAGTGGTGTGGATGCTAGCCAAGTGTGCTTCGTTAATTCAAAGCCAGGAAGCCGAGGTGTATGAGCGGCTGCTTTGTATGGTTGAGGAGTTGGGACCTTGGTTTAG GGTGTTAGATGAAACTGTACATGACAAGGTGCACAGACAGCTTGCCATTTATCTCGAGAGGTGTACTCTTTTTTTAGTCCGGGAGCTATCATCCTTGGGAGCAAATCTCGTATGCAAGTTCTGCCGCATAACAGTGAGCGAGTATGCAAAGTCATCCATCAAAGATCATATGTTCAAG TGCGCCCGTCGAATATGTTCAGCTGTATTTTCATTACAAGAGACTAGTTCCTCATTGATCAGTAACACATTGTTATGCTTGTTTGACTCCCTTGTTGATGAATGCAAG GCTGAGGTCGAATATTCAGGAAAAGATTTTATTGAACTTATTGCTTATTGTGCCAATAAGTGTCGAACTGCAAGTACAAATCTTTCTGGTACTATGAGATCTCattcaaaaaaattaataactCACTTTGATCAG GATCCACCTTTAAATTTGATTCTAAGACTTTATGCTACTGGTTTGCACTACATTGATTGTAGTATAAAGTCAAAGGATGAGGATCTTACATCTCCTGGAGGTGCAATTAGAATGTTGCTTGATGATGAGGATACAATGACTGATTTGTCAGATTGTCTTGATTCATTAGAAAGTTATTTCCAAATTGGTACAAATGATATTTCCAAAAGTGGGTTTTCCATGAGTCACGTGCAGAAGGATTTAAAGGATTATCTTCTGCCTTATTTTAATGCATTGGAGTTCTTATGCCATCCACTTGTTGACTTAGTATATTCGGGAAAGAAACAGATTTTTGCTGATAATGGAGCTGCCTCTGTTTCTAGTGAACTGTGTGTTATCCAGGGTGCATTTCATCAGTTATATGATTTGTTCCTTTCTTTACAAAC GTACAGAATTACTTGTGAGATAGATATAGATGGATTTAAGCACAACAGCATCCTTCGTGCTTCTGTGGCTGCTTTTATACTTTCCACCAGAACGAAGCTTAACATGCAG AAGAGTGCACAAATACTGAACCATGTCATTACCAGTGAATGGATTCAACTTGATGGTCTAAAGCATATATATGTCTCTCTCTACAATACTGGTACACGTTTGTACAAAAACAAGGAGCTGAATGAG GCTTCAGAGGCTTTGAAGCTTTCCTGCAAGGCATCTTGGACTCGTGTTATACATCTCTGTGAACTGTTTGCAGGCAAATTAAAGGTCGCCAGTGCTGATCCTTCTGAAGATACTATTTTAGATGTCTTGAATGAGTCGTGTACAGGAAGTGCTTTTCTATTGGATATTCTTAACCAAGTTGATAATCATGAGGTGAAAAGAGCTATGGCAGAGTGCCTTGAAACTTGGTCTATTGCAGCAAATTTGTTTGGGAGGCTGCCAGGTCCAATGTCTGTGGTGAAGCAGTGGGTTAAG ATGGAATGTAAATGCTGTAACAATATGCATATTGAGGATAGCGGTCCAACCTTATACAGTCTGCTGTCATCTTCTAAGAAAATATCAAAGAAGACAACTGAGATAATCTTGGAGCAG GGACTTCTTGCTTACGAGAAAATGTATGCTGTGAACCCCGAGTTTTGTCAGAAGATGCAAATGCAAATTATAAACATACTACTGCAAGATGTGTATGTGACACCAGACAGTTGGTTACAAAAAGCAAGAATTTTAGTGAGAAAGGGAAGAGCGTTAAAACTTTCTGGGATCGAAGGTCTAAAAGACTGTATTCATTGTTTATCAGAAGCAATATCTTCACTT AGTAAGATGTACAATAACACCAGTATCCATCAAACATCTCCTCGCCATGAATTAGCTGTGGCATATTGCTTACGCGCGCTTTGTACCCAGGAGGATGAACCACAATCAGAG AAAATGTTTCAAGATATCCGTGCTGCCCTTGATGCATGGTTGGGCATTTCTACTACAGACATGTGCTCTCCAGATGACAATTGCTCTCCAGATGACAAATGTTTAATGGTGTCTGAAAATACGATGATGCTCCTATACAATATTATTGATTTGTTGTCTATCAAG GGTCACATGGATTATTACCATGATATATATAGGCTTTTGATTAGATTATTTAACTGGAAAAATATCCCGTTAGAGAAGTGCTTGGTCAGATTGTGGGAGTGCAGGAGAGTTAGTCATGCCCTTTGTACTTCACCTGTTAATGATGCACTCATCATGAGCTTATCAGATCATTTTGGTGAACTTCCAAAGTCTATTGATTTTTGGATAGATTATCTTAAAGGATCCCAACAATTGGTAATAGGCTTCCAACATAATTTCTCATTTCTATTTACAAATTTACCTTGGGGCCCATGCAATCATGCAAGCTTGTTCCGATGTGAAATCACAGTTGATGAAGTTAAAAAAGCTGCTCTTGAACTTATTTCAAGT GTTCCTGTATCAAGTGAGTCGGCTTATGTAGCTGCATATCTCTACTATGATTTATGTGAAAGACTAGTTTCAAATGGACAGTTAGTTGAG GCTCTATCATATGCAATGGAAGCTCACCAGTTACGCCTTGAACTATTCCAAAAGAAGTTTGCGTACTCTTTCGTACGAAAGGCTGAAAAGTACAATGAAACTAGGGATACCTATCAGAAGTTTACACTCGAAGATCATAATCTGGAAGTTAAACGATCAGTTGCCCGTGAAGTTTGGTCCTTTGACACCAGTTCATGTAACTTGGAAAACTGTTATCTTAGTCCCTATAATGTACTTCAATGTTATCTTGAAAGTACTCTTCAG GTAGGGATTATCCATGAAATAGTTGGAAATGGAGCTGAGGCCGAGGTAGTTTTACAGTGGGGAAAGACTATTTCCTGCTCACAAAGCTTGCCACTATTTGCAGTTGCATTTTGTTCGGTCTTAG GAAAACTGTATCATAAGAAACAGCTTTGGGATTTGGCAGAGAAGGAACTTCAAAGTGCCAACCAATATTTGAAGGCTAGTGCAAAAGATATTTCTTGCGTAAAGTGCAGATTGATGCAGAAAGCAACTGTTAAACTGAATCTTGGTGATTTATACCAAAGCAAATTTTATAGTTCAAGGAGTGCATCTTTGGAGAAATTGTCTTATGCTGAAAGTTTGTACAAATCAGCACTTACCAAGCTAAACCTTTCTGAGTGGCAAAATTCTGTTAGTTGCCCTGGACAAACTGTACTTAAAGAAGTTGGATATTCTGCTGGCAGTATTTCTAGTCATTTTGCGGAAACCAAGGTGGAACCAAAAAGCAAGATAGAAGCTAAAAAGTCTAGGACTAAGAATGCCCGAAAACCAGTGGGGAGGGATCAAGGTTCAGTTCCTGAGTATAATTTGAGGTCAACTCGGTCTAGATGCCAATCTTCTCAGAACCAAAGTGTAAGAGGTACTGGTGTCCAAGTTGGTCATCCAAAACATTTGAAACGAAGCACTGAGTGTGATTCTTCTGATAATTTAAGTAACAATGACTTTCTTTTGGATTTGAAAACTTGTGAGGTTTCATATGGGTCTGACCTAACATGCATTTGCAACAAAATGAGGTGTTGGCATTGTCTTCCCATGGAAGTTATGGAATCTGGGCTACTGAAAAACTTTGTAGATTTGAAATGGGAGTATGTCCGTAGGCGTCTCTCTCTCAGGCTTCTGACAGGATTAG GAAATTGTTTGGAGAATCAAGGTCAAATTCATGAAACAAATGAATTTATCCTGCAAAGCATATTGATTTTAGTCAGCAGGAACCCATTTTGTATAACTACCTCATCGATTCCGTCGACTTCCTTGCTTGATTTAATGGCAAAGGAAATCCCTGGGGATGTGCTTAGTGTTGAGCGTGCAGAAGTACTGTACAGCATATGTTGGCTGTCTTTAAAGATTCGTTCCAAGAATACCAG GGTTATTTTCTCTGATCTGCCTCATATTCATCTACCAAAACTAGTGTCTTGGCTGATGTTAGCTTTTGTGCTCTGCCGTGAAGTTCCTGTACTTTTTCAGAAG GTTTCTAGATTGCTTGCTGCTATATTTTTACTTTCTGCCTCAAGTGAGCTTTTTTCTTTGTCATCTTCTTGCAAAAAGCTCCACGAAAATCATTGGGCTTCTTATTTTCATCAAGCTTCAATTGGCACCCATCTCAATTACCAATTTTTCACGAAAgtatcggagaggtgtaaactcCAACACCTTTTAAACGGTGAG GGGGCACATGTTGCTGGCTCATGCTTGGTATCAGAAACACAGAAATTACATAG GGTCGCTCCAGAGTCAATTCAAGACCTTGAAGAATTTGTGACAGAATTCTTTTCAGGCCTTCCATGCACCACCATCATCTGTATAAGTGTGCTTGGAGGCCCTTATGCTAGTTTGTTACAAGAATTGTTGTGTTTTCCTTCACGCATGCATGCATGGATTCTGGTTTCACGCTTGAACTCTAAGAATCAACCTATCAGTATGCTTCTGCCAGTGGATTCAGTATTAGAAG GAGATTCAGATGATGTTAGTTATACTGGAATAAAGGATTGGCACTGTCCATGGGGTTCCACTGTGGTTGATGATGTAGCTCCAGAGTTTAGATTGATATTGGAGGGGACTCATTCATCATCTGTGAAACATCCTGTACAAGATACAAATGAGAAAAAGCTTAACTGGTGGGTGCAGAGGAAGAATTTTGATCGCCGCCTTGGTAAATTTCTGAA GAACTTGGAAGATTCATGGTTTGGTACTTGGAAACTTGTCCTACTGGGTGAATGGTCAAACTGCAAGCAGTTGGACTTGGTACATAAGAAGCTGGTGCGCAATCTGAAATCCAAATGCAAAATGGAGATAGATGAGAGTCTTTTGAAAGTCATCCTTGGGGGTTCCAAATATGCCTTCGAAGGAGGTGCACGTGTTACACAGCTTTGTCTTAAGAAAGGTTCCTACGTTAGTAAAGTTGGATATTTAGAGGAAGAGAAGTGTATGGCATCATGTAATGATTCTAATGGTGGCGAGAACTTGTCTGAGTTGGCCTCCAAACTAGTTTTAGAAGCAGTGAATGAGCTTGAaggtttacattcttctttaAATATAGAGCCAACAATATTAGTTGTGGACTACGAGGTGCAG ATGCTTCCTTGGGAGAATTTACCAATCCTAAGAAACCAGGAGGTTTATCGCATGCCCTCTGTTGGGAGCATTTCGGCAACAGCCAATAGAAACTACCACAATCAAGATCAAGTTCAGAGTATTGTGACTTCATTTCCTTTGATAGATCCCTTGGATGCCTTTTATCTTTTGAATCCCAGTGGTGATCTAAATTATACACAAAATGAATTTGAGACATGGTTCAGAGATCAAAACTTGGAG GGGAAGGCCGGATGTGCACCTCCTGCTGAAGAATTGGCAGTAGCGTTGAAAAGCCATGATCTATTTATGTATTTTGGCCATGGATGTG GGCAACAATATATTCCTAGACGTGAGATTCAGAGACTGGAACACTGTGCCGCAACTCTCCTTATGGGATGCAGTAGTGGTTCTCTGAAACTGAATGGATGTTATGTTCCACAAGGTACTCCACTATCCTATCTGCTGGCCGGTTCTCCTGTCATTGTCGCCAATTTGTGGGATGTGACGGACAGGGATATTGACCGATTTGCAAAGTCCAtgcttgattcttggttgaaAGCAAGGTCGAGTCCCTGTGTGAGTTGTGCCCAATGCAACAAGAAAGTCACAAAAAAGAAATTGGCCACAAACCTGTCTTGTGAGCATAGGCCAAAGGTTGGATCATTCATGAGCGAAGCACGTAAAACTTGCCAGTTACCTTTCTTGATTGGAGCAGCACCAGTATGCTATGGTGTCCCAACTGGCATATGGAAAAAGGAGTTGTAG